In Stieleria varia, one genomic interval encodes:
- a CDS encoding GntR family transcriptional regulator: MFFTLDLQSDVAIYLQVVRQVKFAVAAGTLRPGQLLPSVRALSGQLAINPNTVARAFTTLQSEGVIESLRGRGMVVCPSAVDICLDERVAVLRGSIGTALTEAWNSGLSRERIQGIVDEHLQRLADTPPNVHASPSGNGSAVGTAKADTSESDLTSDSHS, translated from the coding sequence ATGTTCTTTACTCTGGATCTGCAAAGCGATGTCGCGATTTACCTGCAAGTTGTCAGGCAGGTGAAATTTGCCGTTGCCGCGGGCACGCTCAGGCCGGGGCAGCTTTTGCCCAGCGTTCGAGCGCTCAGCGGCCAGTTGGCGATCAATCCCAACACGGTTGCCCGAGCGTTCACGACGCTGCAGTCCGAGGGCGTCATCGAATCGCTTCGCGGTCGCGGCATGGTGGTTTGCCCCAGCGCGGTCGACATTTGCTTGGACGAACGAGTCGCGGTGTTGCGGGGTAGCATCGGAACGGCGCTGACGGAAGCCTGGAATTCGGGGCTCAGTCGAGAACGGATCCAGGGGATCGTTGACGAGCATCTCCAGCGTCTGGCGGACACCCCGCCCAACGTTCACGCCTCTCCCAGCGGCAACGGGTCCGCTGTGGGCACCGCAAAAGCCGACACGTCGGAAAGTGATCTCACGTCCGATTCTCATTCCTGA
- a CDS encoding DUF1559 domain-containing protein: protein MFSSNRRSAFTLVELLVVIAIIGILVGLLLPAVQAAREAARRMSCSNNFKQIGLALQNYHSNYKNLPAQMGGTDRAGVMAADFDCNRSRLSWLVGLTPFMEQQGLWEKISNPNNVSVDPATAIPSTGGVWPPMGPTGNQFNYEPWVSEIPTLRCPSDPFDSPEGGGRTNYAASIGDAVDRVGFGGKNEIGVYHSNGNGVTTTPETWMITRAKAANRGFFWNRTEMKFRDIQDGLSNTIAAGEIPTCGRDLQVKSTVVRQRPNPWCTPKTLADAVRDPNRPQFLQPTGLTLYQDSYARGTRWADGRASTTSFQTILPPNSPNILDGDAMSDPLMAAGSYHQGGAHILMGDGAVIFISDSIEAGNSDACAPGRDHANDPNVRSGMESPFGLWGALGSRGAKETIDEQFNQ, encoded by the coding sequence ATGTTTTCTTCAAATCGGCGTTCAGCGTTCACCTTGGTGGAACTGCTGGTCGTCATCGCCATCATTGGCATCCTGGTGGGGCTGCTGTTGCCTGCGGTTCAAGCCGCTCGTGAGGCAGCCCGCCGCATGAGTTGCAGCAACAATTTCAAGCAAATTGGGCTTGCGCTGCAGAACTACCACAGTAACTACAAAAACTTGCCAGCTCAGATGGGCGGAACTGACAGGGCTGGAGTCATGGCGGCTGATTTTGACTGCAATCGCAGCCGCCTGAGCTGGTTGGTTGGCTTGACGCCCTTCATGGAACAGCAGGGGCTGTGGGAAAAAATCTCGAATCCCAATAATGTATCCGTTGACCCGGCTACAGCGATCCCTTCGACCGGCGGAGTATGGCCACCCATGGGGCCGACCGGCAATCAGTTCAACTATGAACCCTGGGTTTCCGAGATCCCAACGCTTCGTTGCCCCAGCGATCCGTTCGACAGCCCGGAAGGTGGCGGACGAACGAACTATGCCGCCAGTATCGGCGATGCCGTTGACCGCGTAGGTTTCGGTGGGAAGAACGAAATCGGTGTCTATCACAGCAACGGCAACGGCGTAACGACGACTCCCGAAACGTGGATGATCACCCGCGCCAAAGCCGCCAATCGAGGCTTTTTCTGGAACCGAACGGAAATGAAATTCCGCGACATCCAAGACGGCCTGTCCAATACGATTGCCGCTGGTGAAATCCCAACTTGCGGTCGGGACCTGCAAGTCAAGTCAACGGTCGTACGGCAGCGACCCAATCCTTGGTGTACTCCCAAGACGTTGGCTGACGCTGTTCGAGATCCGAATCGTCCGCAATTCTTGCAGCCGACCGGTCTGACCTTGTACCAAGACAGCTATGCTCGCGGTACTCGTTGGGCCGATGGCCGTGCATCAACGACCAGTTTCCAGACGATCCTGCCTCCCAACAGTCCCAACATCCTTGATGGCGATGCGATGTCTGATCCCCTGATGGCTGCCGGCAGCTATCACCAGGGTGGAGCTCACATCTTGATGGGTGACGGTGCGGTGATCTTTATCTCAGACAGCATCGAAGCCGGAAATTCGGACGCCTGTGCACCGGGACGCGACCACGCGAATGACCCGAACGTCCGCAGCGGGATGGAAAGCCCGTTTGGACTTTGGGGAGCACTCGGATCACGAGGTGCGAAAGAAACGATCGACGAGCAATTCAACCAGTAA
- a CDS encoding NUDIX hydrolase: MQSRMAAVLVALYQSRQPDHAGRWVIPLTLRPPTMVHHGGQISLPGGRIEPGETPQQAAEREYLEELGLPPLTQQWLGTLSTQYVFGSDHLVQPQVAILKTPESDWRPNPLEVAQVMEVPLAALVNRENRKTIRRRRRVRAVSTQNEPVNTVLGFHFSIPVISVGPHRIWGATAMILDELAQCLLQCQAD, translated from the coding sequence ATGCAATCGCGGATGGCCGCCGTGCTGGTGGCCCTGTATCAATCACGCCAACCAGATCACGCCGGTCGATGGGTAATCCCGCTGACGCTCAGGCCGCCGACGATGGTCCATCACGGAGGCCAAATCAGCTTGCCGGGCGGCCGGATCGAGCCGGGCGAAACTCCGCAGCAAGCAGCCGAGCGGGAGTATTTGGAGGAATTAGGGCTGCCGCCCCTGACGCAACAATGGCTGGGAACGCTGTCGACCCAGTACGTTTTTGGCAGTGACCACTTGGTTCAACCGCAAGTTGCGATCCTGAAAACGCCCGAATCGGATTGGAGGCCGAACCCGTTAGAGGTCGCCCAGGTCATGGAAGTGCCGTTGGCAGCTTTGGTCAACCGCGAAAACAGAAAAACCATTCGACGCAGACGCAGAGTCCGAGCCGTGTCGACGCAAAACGAACCCGTAAACACCGTTTTGGGATTTCATTTCTCGATCCCGGTCATTTCCGTCGGACCCCATCGGATTTGGGGTGCAACGGCGATGATCCTGGACGAATTGGCCCAATGTTTGCTTCAATGTCAAGCCGATTAG
- a CDS encoding ABC transporter ATP-binding protein, translated as MSNETLSAESRESESVSSLTQPVITTQALAMHYRRCDALRGVDLEIQPGTVFALLGENGAGKTTLIRILTGFQKPSAGSCTVCGIDPTRDPLGVRRQIGYVSDNPALYDWMTVGQIGGFTASFYDESFQPRYDEMVRRYELPLDQKIRHLSKGQRAKVALSLALSHDPSLLILDEPTSGLDPKVRRNFLESMIDRAATGRTVFLSSHQISEVERVADTIAILHHGKIRLMGPLAEIRDSIHQVVIDVDDPLKALAPLSEPFVVLSEETSGRQRQSFVQNFDPQIIQTLQNEPGVTAVRTRVATLEEIFVACTSNPVDSNGV; from the coding sequence ATGTCCAACGAAACCCTCTCCGCCGAATCGCGTGAATCAGAGTCCGTGTCGTCTTTGACCCAACCGGTGATCACAACGCAGGCACTGGCGATGCACTATCGTCGCTGCGATGCGCTACGCGGTGTTGATTTGGAGATCCAACCCGGAACGGTGTTCGCATTGCTTGGCGAAAACGGTGCCGGCAAGACGACGTTGATTCGTATCTTGACTGGCTTTCAAAAACCAAGCGCCGGATCGTGCACGGTTTGCGGCATCGATCCGACTCGCGATCCGCTGGGCGTTCGTCGCCAGATCGGATACGTCTCGGACAACCCCGCGTTGTACGACTGGATGACGGTGGGGCAAATCGGCGGATTCACCGCATCGTTCTACGATGAATCGTTTCAACCTCGTTATGACGAGATGGTTCGTCGATACGAGTTGCCGTTGGATCAAAAGATTCGTCATTTGAGCAAGGGCCAACGCGCCAAAGTCGCTTTATCGCTCGCGCTGTCCCATGATCCCTCTTTGTTGATTCTCGACGAGCCCACATCGGGATTGGATCCCAAGGTCCGTCGCAATTTCCTCGAAAGCATGATCGATCGGGCGGCGACGGGACGCACAGTGTTTTTATCGAGCCATCAGATCAGCGAAGTCGAGCGGGTGGCGGACACGATCGCGATCTTGCATCACGGCAAGATCCGTTTGATGGGACCGCTGGCGGAGATCCGCGACTCGATCCATCAAGTGGTGATCGACGTGGACGATCCGTTGAAAGCTCTCGCGCCATTAAGTGAGCCTTTCGTCGTGCTCAGCGAGGAAACGTCGGGGCGGCAACGTCAATCGTTTGTGCAGAACTTTGATCCGCAAATCATCCAGACGCTGCAAAACGAACCGGGCGTGACCGCCGTCCGAACTCGCGTCGCCACCTTGGAAGAAATCTTCGTGGCATGCACCAGCAATCCTGTTGACTCAAATGGAGTTTGA
- the trxA gene encoding thioredoxin produces MASDAVKEFTDDNFDAEVLQSDGAVLVDFWAPWCGPCRQIAPMIDELAGENPSAKIGKLNIDDNPGVAQQFGISSIPTLLLFKNGEVTESFVGVRPKAALQEALDSAAV; encoded by the coding sequence ATGGCCTCAGATGCCGTGAAAGAATTTACCGACGACAACTTTGACGCCGAAGTCCTGCAGTCAGACGGCGCGGTGCTGGTCGATTTCTGGGCACCCTGGTGCGGACCTTGCCGCCAGATCGCTCCCATGATCGATGAATTGGCTGGCGAGAATCCGTCTGCCAAGATCGGCAAGTTGAACATCGACGACAACCCTGGCGTGGCGCAACAGTTCGGCATCAGCAGCATCCCGACGCTGCTGTTGTTCAAGAACGGCGAAGTCACCGAGAGCTTCGTCGGCGTCCGCCCCAAGGCGGCCCTGCAAGAAGCCCTGGACTCGGCCGCCGTCTGA
- a CDS encoding shikimate kinase, with protein MSDKVYLTGYRGTGKSAVGRRLAQCLGGDWIDLDDFIVERAGETIREIFAAGGESAFRDWETRCLELVSKQSQEKKTESSVRATQVISLGGGAILREHNRTLIASSGPCIWLDATAATLAKRIGADAGTAAARPALTDLSPEDEIAELLRVRRPLYQQAADVRIDTEGKTIEQVLQEAVTWLRSR; from the coding sequence GTGTCTGACAAAGTTTACTTGACCGGTTACCGCGGAACCGGCAAATCGGCCGTCGGCCGACGGCTTGCCCAGTGTCTGGGCGGTGATTGGATCGACTTGGATGATTTCATCGTCGAGCGGGCGGGTGAAACGATTCGTGAAATCTTCGCTGCCGGAGGAGAATCAGCGTTTCGAGACTGGGAGACGCGGTGCTTGGAACTGGTATCCAAACAATCTCAGGAAAAAAAAACGGAAAGTTCCGTCCGGGCAACACAAGTCATCTCGCTCGGCGGCGGAGCGATCTTGAGGGAACACAATCGAACCCTGATCGCCAGCAGCGGCCCCTGTATTTGGCTCGACGCGACCGCGGCGACATTGGCCAAACGCATCGGCGCCGATGCCGGCACTGCGGCGGCACGGCCTGCCTTGACCGATTTGAGCCCCGAAGACGAAATCGCCGAACTGTTGCGTGTCCGGCGACCGCTCTATCAGCAGGCTGCCGATGTTCGCATCGACACCGAAGGAAAAACGATCGAGCAAGTGCTTCAAGAAGCTGTCACGTGGCTCCGCTCAAGATAG
- a CDS encoding 3-keto-disaccharide hydrolase: protein MKTPRLLSITLALTLMASFAAAEAPTGSTEIFNGTDLQGWTARPHFSPVKLAEMPEDERNAQVEKWMDEANQHWTVENGELVNDGKGPYLTTAKDYGDYELVLEYKTVAKADSGIYLKATPQVQIWDSTDEGKFNLGADKGSGGLWNNSAGAPGKDPIVLADKPFGEWNKFRILQVGARTSVWLNDKMVVDHAIMENYWDRAAPLFASGPIELQTHGGEIRWRNIAIRELTPEQANEVLSSHNNSGFNSLFNGNDLSGWQGANENYEVVEGAIQCKEGKGGTLLTDGEYKDFVARVEFMLPPGGNNGLAIRAPLNGDPAYVAMCELQVLDSEHPKYAKLDARQYHGSAYGMAAAHRGFLRETGQWNFQEVTVRGSTIKVELNGNVILDTDLSKITEYMADKKHPGKDNAQGHFGFAGHGDAVRFRNVSIKPL, encoded by the coding sequence ATGAAAACACCAAGACTCCTTTCCATCACGCTCGCTCTCACACTGATGGCGTCGTTCGCCGCCGCCGAAGCACCCACGGGCTCCACCGAAATCTTCAACGGCACTGACCTGCAAGGCTGGACCGCACGTCCACACTTCAGCCCCGTCAAACTCGCGGAGATGCCGGAGGACGAACGCAACGCTCAAGTCGAAAAATGGATGGACGAAGCCAACCAGCATTGGACGGTCGAAAATGGAGAGCTCGTCAATGACGGAAAAGGTCCCTACCTGACAACAGCCAAGGACTACGGCGACTATGAATTGGTCCTGGAGTACAAAACCGTGGCCAAGGCGGACAGCGGCATCTACCTCAAAGCGACACCGCAAGTTCAGATTTGGGACTCGACTGACGAAGGCAAGTTCAACTTGGGCGCCGACAAAGGCAGCGGCGGACTTTGGAACAACAGCGCCGGCGCACCAGGCAAAGACCCCATCGTTCTGGCCGATAAACCATTTGGCGAGTGGAACAAGTTTCGCATCTTGCAAGTCGGTGCCAGAACCTCGGTTTGGCTCAATGACAAAATGGTCGTCGATCATGCGATCATGGAAAACTACTGGGACCGCGCGGCTCCCCTGTTCGCATCCGGCCCGATCGAGTTGCAAACCCACGGCGGAGAAATCCGCTGGCGCAACATTGCGATTCGCGAACTGACGCCCGAACAAGCCAACGAGGTGCTCAGCAGCCACAACAACTCTGGATTCAACAGCCTGTTCAACGGCAATGACTTGAGCGGATGGCAAGGTGCCAACGAGAATTACGAAGTCGTCGAGGGCGCGATCCAGTGCAAAGAGGGCAAGGGCGGCACGCTGTTGACCGACGGCGAATACAAGGACTTTGTCGCTCGCGTCGAGTTCATGTTGCCACCCGGCGGCAACAATGGACTGGCCATTCGCGCGCCTCTCAACGGCGACCCTGCTTATGTGGCAATGTGCGAACTACAAGTGCTCGATTCGGAACACCCCAAGTATGCAAAGCTGGACGCTCGCCAGTACCACGGCAGTGCGTACGGCATGGCCGCTGCCCACCGAGGATTCCTGCGTGAAACCGGTCAATGGAATTTCCAAGAGGTCACGGTGCGAGGCAGCACCATCAAAGTCGAACTCAACGGCAACGTGATCTTGGACACGGATCTTTCCAAGATCACCGAGTACATGGCCGACAAGAAGCATCCCGGCAAAGACAACGCCCAAGGTCACTTTGGGTTCGCAGGTCATGGAGACGCCGTCCGCTTCCGCAACGTCAGTATCAAACCGCTGTAG
- a CDS encoding DUF1559 domain-containing protein — translation MTQSYRRSAFTLVELLVVIAIIGILVGLLLPAVQAAREAARRMSCSNNFKQIGLAIQNYHSNYKNLPAQMGGTSALGAMSPDFDCNRRRLSWLVGLTPFMEQQGLWEKISNPNNESVDPATAIPSTGGTWPPMGPTGNQFNYVPWVSEIPTLRCPSDPFDSPEGGGRTNYAASLGDGVDRVGFGGKNQIGVFHSSPTSLVTTPETWMITRAKASNRGFFWNRTEMKFRDIQDGLSNTIAAGEIPTCGRDLQVKSTVVQNRANPGCSPKTEADSVRDPNRPQFLLPTGLTLYQDSYARGTRWADGRATTTSFQTILPPNSPNILDGAERSDPLMSAGSYHQGGAHILMGDGAVIFISDSIEAGNSDACAPARDHANDPNVRSGMESPYGLWGALGSRGAKETIDEQLNQ, via the coding sequence ATGACGCAGTCGTATCGGCGTTCGGCATTCACTTTGGTTGAACTGCTCGTCGTCATCGCCATCATTGGCATCCTGGTGGGGCTTTTGCTGCCTGCGGTTCAAGCTGCTCGTGAAGCAGCGCGACGCATGAGCTGCAGCAACAATTTCAAGCAAATCGGGCTTGCGATTCAAAACTATCACAGCAACTACAAAAATCTGCCTGCTCAGATGGGCGGAACGAGCGCTCTGGGTGCCATGTCTCCGGACTTCGATTGCAATCGTCGACGACTGAGTTGGCTGGTTGGCTTGACGCCATTCATGGAACAACAAGGACTTTGGGAAAAGATTTCTAATCCCAACAACGAGTCCGTTGACCCTGCAACTGCGATTCCTTCCACCGGTGGAACGTGGCCACCGATGGGACCGACCGGCAACCAATTCAATTACGTTCCCTGGGTATCTGAAATCCCAACGCTTCGCTGCCCAAGCGATCCGTTCGACAGTCCAGAAGGTGGCGGGCGAACGAACTATGCTGCCAGCCTTGGAGATGGCGTCGACCGTGTCGGCTTCGGTGGCAAGAACCAGATTGGCGTTTTCCACAGCAGCCCAACCAGCCTGGTGACCACACCTGAAACTTGGATGATCACTCGTGCCAAGGCATCCAATCGAGGCTTCTTCTGGAACCGAACGGAAATGAAATTCCGCGACATCCAAGACGGATTGTCCAACACGATCGCCGCTGGTGAGATCCCCACTTGCGGACGCGACCTGCAAGTCAAATCGACGGTTGTCCAGAATCGCGCCAATCCGGGGTGCTCCCCCAAAACGGAGGCGGACTCGGTTCGAGACCCAAATCGTCCGCAGTTCCTGCTTCCAACCGGATTGACCTTGTATCAAGACAGCTATGCTCGTGGTACCCGCTGGGCCGATGGTCGTGCGACGACGACTAGCTTTCAAACGATCCTGCCACCCAACAGCCCCAATATCCTTGACGGCGCAGAGAGATCCGATCCTCTGATGTCTGCTGGCAGCTATCACCAAGGTGGAGCTCATATCCTGATGGGTGACGGTGCGGTGATCTTCATCTCGGACAGCATCGAAGCCGGAAATTCTGACGCCTGCGCACCGGCGCGTGACCACGCCAACGACCCGAACGTTCGCAGCGGGATGGAAAGCCCCTACGGACTTTGGGGAGCACTCGGATCACGCGGTGCAAAAGAAACGATCGACGAACAGTTGAATCAGTAA
- a CDS encoding alkaline phosphatase D family protein: MKMSALTGPLGEKDNHDIELYIQKDSDWKSLGIATLDGDAWTATFRIPNWDEKTETPYMLVYRETHPSGVVTESIWTGKVKANPTGRPLRLGALTCQNDYAFPYEPVANNLVKLDPDMLYFSGDQLYEGHGGYGIIREPADRAILNYLRKYYQFGWAFREAMQDRPTLCLPDDHDVFQGNIWGEGGKPMDIKTGGASSNGGYIEPARMVNAVHKTNCAHHPDFADPNPVLQDISVYYGDMVYGDVSFAIIADRQFKSGPQMVDTGSGRADHLTDRDIDPYKLDKPGLILLGERQEEFLRQWASDWRGHTMKVLLSQTVFAGVATHHGGYNGYLVADLDSGGWPQTPRNHAIRIVRPAMPLHINGDQHLTSLTQYGVDKQRDSNWSFCTPAIAAGYPRWWRPDEVGMPHEHRPKHGLPHTGEYLDGLGNKVYVYAVGNPEVGTAKNRYDKAHQKGSGFGLVTIDTDAKTYTLDAFRFLVDPTDGKPENQFPGWPVTIHQKENAGENVIR; encoded by the coding sequence ATGAAGATGTCCGCGCTGACCGGACCACTTGGCGAAAAAGACAACCACGACATCGAACTGTACATCCAGAAAGACAGCGACTGGAAATCACTTGGCATCGCGACGTTGGACGGCGACGCATGGACGGCAACCTTTCGCATCCCCAACTGGGACGAAAAAACCGAAACGCCCTACATGCTGGTCTATCGAGAGACTCACCCCAGCGGCGTGGTCACCGAATCGATCTGGACGGGCAAGGTCAAAGCCAACCCAACGGGACGACCTCTGCGTCTGGGCGCGTTAACTTGCCAAAACGACTACGCGTTTCCGTACGAACCGGTTGCAAACAACTTGGTCAAACTTGATCCGGACATGTTGTACTTCTCCGGCGACCAACTCTACGAAGGACACGGCGGATACGGCATCATCCGTGAGCCGGCCGACCGCGCGATCTTGAACTACCTCCGCAAGTACTATCAGTTCGGCTGGGCGTTTCGCGAAGCGATGCAGGATCGACCGACTCTGTGCTTGCCCGACGACCACGATGTCTTTCAAGGAAACATTTGGGGCGAAGGCGGTAAGCCGATGGACATCAAGACCGGCGGTGCGTCGTCCAACGGCGGCTACATCGAGCCGGCTCGCATGGTCAACGCGGTCCACAAAACCAACTGCGCCCACCATCCCGACTTTGCCGATCCCAATCCCGTCCTCCAAGACATCAGCGTTTACTACGGAGACATGGTTTACGGCGACGTTAGCTTTGCCATCATCGCTGATCGACAGTTCAAGAGTGGTCCGCAGATGGTGGACACCGGCAGCGGACGTGCCGACCACCTCACCGATCGCGATATCGATCCGTATAAACTCGACAAGCCGGGTTTGATTCTGTTGGGCGAACGTCAAGAAGAATTCTTGCGTCAATGGGCGTCCGACTGGCGAGGCCACACGATGAAGGTCTTATTGAGTCAAACCGTTTTCGCCGGTGTGGCAACCCATCACGGTGGCTACAACGGATACCTTGTCGCCGACCTCGACTCGGGCGGCTGGCCGCAGACACCACGCAACCATGCGATCCGAATCGTGCGCCCCGCCATGCCCCTGCACATCAATGGCGATCAACACTTGACCTCACTGACTCAGTACGGCGTCGACAAACAACGCGATTCCAATTGGTCGTTTTGCACACCGGCGATCGCCGCCGGGTATCCTCGCTGGTGGCGACCAGACGAAGTCGGCATGCCGCACGAGCATCGCCCGAAACACGGACTGCCCCACACGGGTGAATACCTCGATGGGCTGGGCAACAAAGTTTACGTGTACGCGGTGGGCAACCCCGAAGTCGGCACCGCAAAGAATCGATACGACAAGGCCCACCAAAAGGGCAGCGGCTTTGGCTTGGTGACGATCGACACAGACGCCAAAACGTACACGCTGGACGCCTTTCGATTCTTGGTCGATCCCACCGACGGCAAGCCTGAGAACCAGTTTCCCGGCTGGCCCGTGACGATCCACCAAAAAGAAAACGCAGGCGAAAACGTGATCCGGTGA
- a CDS encoding sugar phosphate isomerase/epimerase family protein, with protein MFVAASTECWPQLELQEAIELLSDLEFTAIEIAIHESGKIKPSELLQDPDRAIQMLRHTHRLDISGYSVQIDPGPDHYDMFLSMCRIAKATKVVTLTVPSAELGTPFNEEVEHLQKLVELGESEGVRVSVKCQLGCLSEDPDTLMVLCNNVDGLGITLDPSVYVAGPAKNKSLDKILKFVCNVHLRDTRPDAFQVSVGQGEVDYGKLVTQLERDKYTRALTVHMSPLEDLDHRVELRKLRRLLETLV; from the coding sequence GTGTTTGTCGCTGCATCAACTGAATGCTGGCCCCAACTGGAATTGCAGGAAGCAATTGAGTTGTTGTCTGACTTGGAGTTCACCGCGATCGAAATCGCGATTCATGAATCAGGAAAAATCAAACCCAGTGAACTGCTCCAGGATCCCGACCGCGCCATCCAGATGCTGAGGCACACGCATCGGCTGGACATCTCCGGCTACAGCGTCCAAATCGATCCCGGCCCCGACCATTACGACATGTTTTTGTCGATGTGCCGAATCGCCAAGGCCACCAAAGTCGTGACGCTGACGGTGCCATCGGCGGAACTGGGCACGCCGTTCAACGAGGAAGTCGAGCATTTGCAAAAGCTCGTCGAGCTGGGCGAGAGCGAAGGCGTCCGCGTATCGGTGAAGTGCCAACTGGGTTGCTTGAGCGAAGACCCCGATACCCTGATGGTGCTGTGCAACAACGTCGACGGCTTGGGCATCACGCTGGACCCAAGCGTCTACGTGGCCGGCCCGGCAAAGAACAAGAGTCTGGACAAGATCCTCAAGTTCGTCTGTAACGTGCACTTGCGCGACACGCGTCCCGATGCATTCCAAGTCAGCGTGGGACAGGGCGAAGTCGACTATGGAAAACTGGTCACGCAACTGGAGCGAGACAAGTACACCCGCGCGTTGACCGTTCACATGTCGCCGCTGGAAGACCTGGATCATCGCGTGGAGCTTCGCAAATTACGCCGCTTGCTCGAAACACTTGTGTGA
- a CDS encoding SGNH/GDSL hydrolase family protein: MSTTNFEQSSSESSSESSSDTSASVKRRWWFAPLAICLGVLPLIVAEVSLRMTGGASVELDSAIDADPTSEIFSMPSLLVRNDPAGQWEVSQERYNFFRPAAFPIEKAPGTRRIFALGGSTVQGRPYAHETAFPAWLKLELAARGSESADHSRDEIVNLGGVSYASYRVEKILDEVLLHQPDVIVLYTGHNEFLEDRTYASLRAMNATQTWATKLGRRLHTVRWLQQRFASSPPKTTVQSEMPSEVDTRLDHAGGLESYQRDPQWRQAVEQQFHVTLQRMIDKVIAQDVSLVLCVPASDLVGTPPIKVTNADFDEVDQDAFETHWQVATDAMRTSDDRIAACLRCIKLDPQHAGAHFIAGRLSLDLGRTREAREYLTAARDFDVCPLRATTPIMESVRSLAAKYNVPLIQTDQILDQWNVRREPFPDGISDPEKFIDHVHPSIVGHQRIAKAIADVLVGRGTQKSEAKFSQMSQDHLTLLGEDYFIRGKQRLQGLQNWAQGRAGNLGL; encoded by the coding sequence ATGTCAACAACAAACTTTGAGCAGTCCAGCAGCGAATCCAGCAGCGAATCCAGCAGCGACACGTCAGCGAGCGTCAAACGCCGCTGGTGGTTCGCGCCGCTGGCGATTTGTTTGGGTGTGCTGCCATTGATTGTCGCGGAGGTGTCGCTCAGGATGACGGGGGGCGCGTCGGTCGAGCTGGATTCTGCCATCGACGCCGACCCGACCTCAGAGATCTTTTCGATGCCATCTTTGTTGGTGCGAAACGATCCGGCGGGACAATGGGAGGTCTCCCAAGAACGCTACAACTTTTTTCGCCCCGCTGCATTTCCGATCGAGAAAGCGCCCGGCACGCGTAGGATCTTTGCACTGGGTGGCTCGACCGTTCAAGGCCGACCGTACGCGCACGAGACCGCGTTTCCTGCTTGGCTGAAACTGGAACTGGCCGCGCGTGGTTCAGAATCGGCCGATCACTCTCGCGACGAGATCGTCAACTTGGGTGGTGTCTCTTATGCGAGTTATCGCGTGGAAAAGATTCTCGACGAAGTCTTACTGCATCAGCCCGATGTGATCGTGTTGTACACAGGTCACAACGAATTCCTCGAAGACCGCACTTACGCATCGCTCCGGGCCATGAACGCGACGCAAACCTGGGCGACAAAACTCGGTCGCCGACTGCACACCGTACGTTGGCTACAACAGCGATTCGCCTCATCGCCCCCAAAGACCACAGTGCAATCCGAGATGCCGTCGGAGGTCGACACAAGACTGGATCATGCAGGTGGACTTGAGTCGTACCAGCGTGATCCGCAATGGCGGCAAGCAGTGGAGCAGCAGTTCCATGTGACGTTGCAACGAATGATCGACAAAGTGATCGCGCAAGACGTTTCGCTGGTGTTGTGTGTGCCGGCAAGTGATCTGGTGGGGACGCCGCCGATCAAAGTTACCAACGCTGATTTCGACGAGGTCGACCAAGATGCGTTTGAAACTCACTGGCAAGTGGCGACCGACGCGATGCGGACTTCGGATGACAGGATCGCGGCATGCCTTCGTTGCATCAAGTTGGATCCGCAGCATGCCGGTGCACACTTCATCGCCGGTCGGTTGTCATTGGATCTCGGGCGGACACGGGAAGCGCGCGAATACCTGACGGCGGCGCGAGACTTCGATGTCTGTCCGTTGCGTGCGACGACCCCGATCATGGAGTCGGTGCGATCGCTTGCTGCGAAGTACAACGTGCCGCTTATTCAAACGGATCAGATCTTGGACCAATGGAATGTACGCCGCGAACCCTTTCCCGATGGCATTTCCGATCCGGAAAAATTTATCGATCACGTTCATCCATCGATCGTCGGCCACCAGCGGATTGCCAAAGCCATCGCGGACGTGCTGGTCGGTCGGGGGACACAAAAAAGCGAAGCCAAGTTTTCGCAGATGTCTCAGGATCATTTGACCTTGCTCGGCGAGGATTACTTTATCCGTGGCAAACAACGCCTGCAGGGACTGCAAAACTGGGCTCAGGGGAGAGCGGGGAACCTGGGGCTGTGA